A segment of the Phycisphaerae bacterium RAS1 genome:
CGACCTTCAGCATTCGACCTTCGACATTCTATGTGCGGCATCGCCGGAATCATCTCCACCGATCCGAACCGCGTCCGCGACGCGCTGCCGCGCATGACCGGCGCCATGGTTCATCGCGGCCCGGATGACAGCGGCATCGAAGTGCTTCCCCTGGGCGGCGCCACGCTCGGCCTGGGCTTCCGCCGCCTCGCGATTCAGGACTTGTCCGCCGCCGGCCACCAACCCATGCGTCATCCGCACACCGGCGACGCGATCATCTTCAACGGCGAAATCTACAACGCCTACGAGCTGCGCGACGAGCTGCTGGCCGCGGGCGAAGTGTTCCGCGGCCACAGCGACACCGAAATCCTCCTGCACGCGCTGACCCGATACGGACCGCAGACAATCAACCGCCTGGCCGGGATGTACGCCTTCGCGTTCTACAACGCCCAAGAGCAGCGACTGCTGCTCTGCCGCGATCCGCTGGGCATTAAGCCGCTCTACGTCGCGTACGCCCCCGGCGTCATGCTCTTCGCCAGCGAGGTGCGCCCGATTCTCGCCTCCGGCCTCGTCGCCAGCGCCATCGACCCGGCCGCCGTCGCCGGATTTCTGGCCTATGGGTCGGTGCAGGAGCCGCTGACGATCTTCAAGGAAGTGCAGGCGTTTCCGCCCGGCTGCTGGCAGCAGCTCGACGCGCGCGTGCTCGACGGGCAGCAGCGACCGCAACCGCGCCGCTACTGGAACGTTCCGCCGCCCGATCCCGCCGCCACTCAGCCCGCCGCCGAAAAGCGAGTCCAGAGCCTGCTCGAAACCTCGATCCGCGATCACCTCATCAGCGACGTGCCCGTAGGCGTCTTCCTCTCCGCCGGCTTCGACAGCACCATCACCGCCGGACTGGCCGTTCGCCACACGAGCAAGCTGCGCACCTTTACCGTCGGCTTCGCCGACAATCCCGATCTGAGCGAAGGCGACCTGGCCGCCCAGACCGCCCGGCAGATCGGGGCCGAGCACACCGACATTCAGATTCTCGGAAAAGACGCGGAAGCCGCGCTGGCCCCCTGGCTGGCGGCGATGGACCAGCCTTCGATCGACGGCATCAACACCTACATCATCAGCAAGGCGGTCCGCCAGGCGGGCATCATCGTCGCACTCTCCGGCCTCGGCGGCGACGAGCTGTTCGCCGGGTACGACTCCTTCACGCGTGTGCCCTCGATGCTCAGCACCTTTCGCAAGGTCGGTTGGCTGCCCGCCTGGGGCCGCTCGGCGCTCTCGACCGTCGCCACGCTGGGCAAGCCCGCCGCCGTCGCCGGCAAGGCGCTCGACATCGCCCGCAGCGACGGCAGCCTGCTCTCGCTCTACCTGCAAACCCGCCGCACGATGTCCAACCGCCAACTCGCCGAGCTGGGCGTCGACGCGGCCGGCCTCGATCTGGATGCCACGTTCATGCCGCCGGCGGCGCTCGACGCTGTAACGGCAGACGAATCTGACCCCGTCTGGAGCGTCTCGCAGCTCGAATCGCGGCTCTACATGAACAACACGCTGCTGCGCGACAGCGACGCCAATGGCATGGCCCACAGCCTCGAAATCCGCGTGCCCTTCCTCGATCGCCGCGTCATCGACTACGTCCTGGCGTTGCCCGGCAACCTGCGCCGCCCGCCTGGCTCGGTCTACAAGCACCTTCTGCGTCGGTGCTTCGGCGGCCTCCTGCGCCCCGCGCTGCTCGATCGCAAAAAAAGCGGCTTTTCGCTGCCGATCGGCCGCTGGCTGGTGGGTCCGCTGCGCGAATTCTGCGAAGAGAGCATTTCCCACCTGAAATCGCTCGGCCTGCTGCGTCCACAGGGCATCGGCCAGGTGTGGAACGGCTTCGTCGCCGGCGGAGACACGACCCGCTGGTCGCGTGCGTTTTCGCTCTGCGTCCTGGGGGCATATCTGCGTGCGCAGACACGCCGCCACGACGGAATCGTCCGGCGCTGACCCGCTTCTGCTTGCGCGGCGAGTCCGGCGGACGGCTCGCCTTTAGTTAGCGCTTCTCCACCGTCCGCGCCTGCATCGCCTTCTGAATCAGCCCCACGAACTCCGCCCGATACTCCGCGAAATCCGCGCCCCGGGCCGTGTCCGCGGACATCAGCGCCTCGTCGAGCGTCCACGCCCCGCAATGTTCCGAGCCGCGCAGCGACATGCCAAACGCCGCCACCGCCGCCGCGAAACGAAAATCGTCCGACGCTTCGTAGAACGCCGCCCCGTCGTCGCCGATTGGAAATTCCAGGAGCCGGCTGTCGCCGCCCTCGGGCTGCTTGTACCGAATCTTAAGCGTCAGCGTCTCCATCGCCTCGCCCGTCAGCCCCGCCGCCGTCGCAAGTTGCCCCGGCGTCTGGTACCGCAGCGGATCGACGTTGGTCTCCTGCAGCGCATCGGCGACGGCCGGGTCGTACCCCGTGACCGCGGGCGTACCGACGTTGCGGCGTTGAGCTTAAGTTCGTATTCTATTCGGTATGGCTCCGAATGAAGCAACCGAAGCTACAATGAGATTTTCCATTCATCTACCGGCGGAGTCACCCCCTACGGGGCGCCCCGAACTTAGGGCAGAATTCGGCCGAATCACGGTGCTATTGGGTCCCAACGGCAGCGGCAAGTCGAAGCTGCTTCGCACTATCAAGGACAAGTGCTCGCTGCGGTTCGGTGTCGGGCCGCGCCCGGTGCTGTTCGTCGAGGGCGGTCGATCCGTGCAGGTTCAAGCAACGATCGGTTTTTCACCCCCGGATTTCCTGTCCACTGTTGAAGCCGCTAACCATGGATACCGAGAGGCGTCGGCGCAGGGAACGTCATCGGCGCGATTCCGTCGCGCGGTGAACGCGCTGGAACGAGAAAGCGACGTCATTTCCAATGGATACCTGCGGGAAATGCAAAGGTGGGAGGCGAATCCGACGATCGGAGACCGGCCACGGACGCCGCGGCTTCCGATCGACCAACTAGCGGAATCATTCGGCCGGATCTTCCCGAACAATTCCATGGAGGTACGCGATCGTGTCAAGAGCCTCGTGTGCACGCGGGAAGGCGAGACCTACGGCGTTAATGAACTGTCGGATGGCGAACGACAGGTACTCGTGATTTTGGCGGACGTGCTACTGATCTCTTCCAACAGCCTCGTTGTTGTCGATGAACCGGAGCAGAACCTGAACCCGGCACTTGCGTGTCGCTTGTGGGACGAAGTCGAGGCACAAAAGCCGGAGTGCGTGTTCGTCTATGCAACGCACTGCGTTGCGTTTGCCCTTCGGAGAAGTGTCGAGCGAATCATCATTCTGCGGTCCGGTGCGGGGGAGGCGCTTGCCATCGGGTCGATCGGAGAAATACCGCCGGAAGAACTGCGGGAGCTTCTTGGAACGATTCCGGGGATTCTCTCGACCTCCGCGGTTCTTTTTGTAGAGGGTGACGACGCCTCCTTCGACCGGGAGTTCTTCGAATGGATTCTAGGCGCGCCTAACGTGTCGGTAATACCCGTCCGCTCGTGCGAGCAGGTTCGAAAGTTCGCATCCGCATCGGGCGCGGTGCTCAATCGTGCGCTGGCCGGCCTGACGACTTGGGGCGTGGTGGATCGCGACTTCGGGGACTCAGAGACAAAGGCAGGCAACTGGACGGTACTTCGCTTGCATGAATCGGAGTCGTACCTGTGCCATCCACAACTGCTTGCGGACCTTCATTCCAAGGTAGGGTTGAGTAAGCAGTCGTGGCCTCGTGAATCGATCGCTTCTTTGATCCGCGAGTTCTGCAAGGAGCGCCGAATACAAATTGCCCTTCGTCGCGCTTGCAGTGTTCCTGCCGAGTGTTCTGTTGGCGCGCTTCATCGCGCCGAGATTGCTGCGGCCACAGACAAGCACGCCGCGCGCGCCCGAATAAAGGCTTCGTTCAAGTTGGATCCGCAGAAACTCGAAGATGCCGAGAAGCGCGCGATAAGTGCCTTTGATAGGGAGCTAGAGCGAGTCGATGACGCGCTCGCCTCGGAGAATCCAGAGGACTGGCTCGCCATTGCTCCCGGCAAGGAGCTGCTTGCGCATCTCTGCAAGCAGCTTGAATTGAAGGACTGGTGCATGGCACTTCGGCTCTGCGTCAAGCACGTCCGGGTCGAGGACTACAAACACTTGCGCCATCTTCGTGATGAGCTTCGTCGGAATCTGAACGTTGGCGGTCTCGCCGCTATGGGAGCGAGCTAGCCGCCGCGTCGATCATCGCCGTTCGTTCGGCGCTGCTCAGGGCGATTGCCGATCCGGCTGCGGTGCTCGCCGCCGCGTCGCTCAGCATCGCCGCGGTTCGTCGGATGTTCTCCACCTCCACCCGCAGCGTCGGCGAGCGCTTCAGCGCCGCCGCCACCGCCGCCCGCTGATTCGCGTCGAGCTCGTTCAGGACATAGGCCGTCAGTCGCGGATCGTTTGGGTCTAGTCGCATCGTGAATTCCCCAGGTGCGAGCCTCGTCCGGTGCGGCGAGTGGCTCTGCGTGTGATCAGCCCCGAAGAGCCTGGGAATGAAATGGGTGGGACGGGCGTCTCGCCCGTCCCGGCCGCATCAGGAACGGGCAAGATGCCCGTTCCACCCGAGACAACTCTCAGCCCCGGAGGGGCGAAAGAGTAAAGCCCACGGCGCGAGCCGTGGGTGCGCCGCGCCGTGGAACGAATCTCTAAGAAATCTCCAAGCCCCGGAGGGGCGAAAGAAGTTCTCGCTCGAAGCGGCGAAAGCGTGGCAGGCGTTCTGTCGCCCCTCCGGGACTTTCCCGAAACGAGACATATGTGAGGATTCGGTTGGGGGCGCGGAGACCCCGGGCTTGCGCCCGGGGCTTTATTCTGTCGCCCCTCCGGGGCTAAGGTCATCATCGCTCGCCCTCGCCGAGACTCTCTCGCACGCGTTTCAATCCCGCATGAAAGGCGGCGCTTTCGGGCGCGTCCGTCCGGCGGTTCCAGCCAATGACTTCCACGCCGCGCCCCCGCAGCGCGTGCCCCAGCGCCGGCGCCACAGTCCCGTTCATCCCGGTCACAATGACTCGCATGGATCGCCGCAACCCCCCTACCGCGGTCCGACGCGCTGACTTCCCGGCGGCGTGGCACGGCTCTGGAGCTTCCGCCACAGCGCTTCCGCGTCCGCCTGCCGCCCGGCCGCCTGATACAAATAGAGCAGGCCGTACTTGGCCGGAATGTCGGCGTCGCCGGCCCGCTCGGCCGCCTCGATCGCCGCCGCGAGCTGTTGCTGGCGCGCGACCATCGCCGCCCACATCTGCGCGAAGTTCGGGTTGTAGGGTTCAATGCGGCGACATTGCTCCAGGTGCGCCAGCGCCTCCGCCGGCCGGTTTGTCTGCACCGCCGCATTCGCCGCGAGGAACTGTGCCGCCGCGAAATCAGGATTGAGCTCCAGCGCCTTCCGCGCGCTGGAATACGCCTCGCTCCAGCGCTCCGCGTCCGCCAGGATCGCGGCCCGCTGGTAATGCCCGGCGGGAAGCCGCGGCTGCTCATGAATCAGGTCATCCATCTCGCGCAGGGCATCGTCGATTCGTTCTGCGCTGACCAGCGCCAGAACGTAGGCCAGCCGCAAGGGTGCATTCTCGGATTTTCGCGTCGCGGCCCGGCCGAGAATGGCGATCGCCTCATCGTGGCGATTCAGCGCGGCCAGCGCCTGCTGCAAGTCGTGCGCCGCCCCGGGAAAGACGGGGTTATCCTGCAAAACGCGCGTCAGTTCTCGAATCTGGGTTTCCTGATCGCCGGCGTGCGCCGCGAGGCGCGACAACTCATATCGCGACGGAGCGTAGGTCGGCTGGATCGACAGCGACTTGCGAAACTGCTCCGCCGCCGCGTCCAGATTCCCATCCAGCATGTGCGCCGCCCCGAGCATGCCCTCCATTCGCGCTACCGGCAGAAGCCCGATCCGGCTCGCGGTCCCCATGAGCTGCCGCCCCACTCGCAGGTCCGTCGTCGCCGCCGCGTCGAGCGTGCCGCCGCTCTGCTCGAAATGAGCGCGGGCGCGGCTGAGCAACGCAACCCCGCGCACGAAGCAGATTTGCACCACGGCCGAATGCGCGAGGAACAACACCCAAACGCCGATCCCCGCCATCACCACCGCCCCGCCGCGCGTCCACGCGCCGTTGCGCCGGATCTGCACCCGGAACATGCGCTGGTTCCGGGCCGCGAGCGCCTGCGCCGCGGACACAACCACGAACGCGCTCATCGACGCGATCGCCAGCGACAGGAGGAAGGGAATCTGATCGTACAGGTTCCGCACAATGAGCAGCGTCGCCAGAAACACGACCGCGAGCAGCGCCTCCTGCCCCCACGTGAAATCGAAGTGCCGCGCGCGCTTCGGCACGTTCAGCGCGACCGCCGCCACGCTCGGCTTCCCAAAGCCGACATAGAGCGCGTCGTTCGGGCAGACGCTCACGCAATCCAGGCATTTCATGCAGCCCGGATCGACCACCATCCCGTGCGTCCGCACCTCCTCGTGCACGCGCACATTCGAGCTGCATGACGCCGTGCAGTGCCCGCACCCCTCGCACGCCTCCGTCACACGAATCTTGCCCGGCGCGAACTGGTCCGCGAAGCCGAAGAACCCGCCGTACGGACAGGCATACGTGCAGAAACCCTTGTTGCCCAGGAAGTACACGATCAACGGCCCGCACGCGACCACCGACAGGATCGACACCCACAGCCCCGGAAACGTCTCCCAGAAATCCTCGGTCGTGAAGTGATACACCAGGGGCGGCAAGCCCGCGCTTTGCAGCAGCCGATACACCACCGGCCAGACGAACATGTACAGCGCCGCCCCCAGCGGCACGAACACCAGCAGCCGCGAGCGAAACGGCTTCGGATGAATCCCGCACTTCTTCAGCACCCATGAGCAGATATCCTGCAGAAAAATCAGGTGGCAGCCCCACCCGCAGAAAAACCGCCCGAAGATAAACGTGCTCAGAATCGCGACGGCGAACAGAATGAACCCGGCGTTGAGCAGCCCGTCATCGAGCGTCTGCACCGACTCGCTCGGCTCCAGCGGCGTCACCGTCCGCCCCGTCGCCAGCCAGTGCCACACGTGCAGCGCCACGCCCACGTGCACCGCGACCAGCACGCCGAAACGCCAGCGCGTCATCCGGCTCGTCCGGACGGTCCCGCAGCTCGGCCCGTGCTCGCGGCGGGCCGATCGCGGGTGATGCAGCGGCAGGGAAATCACGCTGTCCACGGCGGAATTCTAGCGAGTGAAATCGGATTGGGGAGTGCGGGCGTCCCGCCGCTGCACGCCGGCCGACCGCCGACACGCGCGCCGTCCCCCGAACGGCGCACATGCTTCCGCCGACCCGGACGGCGCACATACTTCCGCCGGCCCGGAGGGCGCACGTGGCTCCACCCGCCCGGAGGACACATGCTTCCACCCGCCCGGAGGGCGCACGTGCATTGC
Coding sequences within it:
- the asnB_2 gene encoding Asparagine synthetase [glutamine-hydrolyzing] 1 encodes the protein MCGIAGIISTDPNRVRDALPRMTGAMVHRGPDDSGIEVLPLGGATLGLGFRRLAIQDLSAAGHQPMRHPHTGDAIIFNGEIYNAYELRDELLAAGEVFRGHSDTEILLHALTRYGPQTINRLAGMYAFAFYNAQEQRLLLCRDPLGIKPLYVAYAPGVMLFASEVRPILASGLVASAIDPAAVAGFLAYGSVQEPLTIFKEVQAFPPGCWQQLDARVLDGQQRPQPRRYWNVPPPDPAATQPAAEKRVQSLLETSIRDHLISDVPVGVFLSAGFDSTITAGLAVRHTSKLRTFTVGFADNPDLSEGDLAAQTARQIGAEHTDIQILGKDAEAALAPWLAAMDQPSIDGINTYIISKAVRQAGIIVALSGLGGDELFAGYDSFTRVPSMLSTFRKVGWLPAWGRSALSTVATLGKPAAVAGKALDIARSDGSLLSLYLQTRRTMSNRQLAELGVDAAGLDLDATFMPPAALDAVTADESDPVWSVSQLESRLYMNNTLLRDSDANGMAHSLEIRVPFLDRRVIDYVLALPGNLRRPPGSVYKHLLRRCFGGLLRPALLDRKKSGFSLPIGRWLVGPLREFCEESISHLKSLGLLRPQGIGQVWNGFVAGGDTTRWSRAFSLCVLGAYLRAQTRRHDGIVRR
- a CDS encoding glutamine ABC transporter ATP-binding protein codes for the protein MRFSIHLPAESPPTGRPELRAEFGRITVLLGPNGSGKSKLLRTIKDKCSLRFGVGPRPVLFVEGGRSVQVQATIGFSPPDFLSTVEAANHGYREASAQGTSSARFRRAVNALERESDVISNGYLREMQRWEANPTIGDRPRTPRLPIDQLAESFGRIFPNNSMEVRDRVKSLVCTREGETYGVNELSDGERQVLVILADVLLISSNSLVVVDEPEQNLNPALACRLWDEVEAQKPECVFVYATHCVAFALRRSVERIIILRSGAGEALAIGSIGEIPPEELRELLGTIPGILSTSAVLFVEGDDASFDREFFEWILGAPNVSVIPVRSCEQVRKFASASGAVLNRALAGLTTWGVVDRDFGDSETKAGNWTVLRLHESESYLCHPQLLADLHSKVGLSKQSWPRESIASLIREFCKERRIQIALRRACSVPAECSVGALHRAEIAAATDKHAARARIKASFKLDPQKLEDAEKRAISAFDRELERVDDALASENPEDWLAIAPGKELLAHLCKQLELKDWCMALRLCVKHVRVEDYKHLRHLRDELRRNLNVGGLAAMGAS
- the yccM_2 gene encoding putative electron transport protein YccM, which produces MTRWRFGVLVAVHVGVALHVWHWLATGRTVTPLEPSESVQTLDDGLLNAGFILFAVAILSTFIFGRFFCGWGCHLIFLQDICSWVLKKCGIHPKPFRSRLLVFVPLGAALYMFVWPVVYRLLQSAGLPPLVYHFTTEDFWETFPGLWVSILSVVACGPLIVYFLGNKGFCTYACPYGGFFGFADQFAPGKIRVTEACEGCGHCTASCSSNVRVHEEVRTHGMVVDPGCMKCLDCVSVCPNDALYVGFGKPSVAAVALNVPKRARHFDFTWGQEALLAVVFLATLLIVRNLYDQIPFLLSLAIASMSAFVVVSAAQALAARNQRMFRVQIRRNGAWTRGGAVVMAGIGVWVLFLAHSAVVQICFVRGVALLSRARAHFEQSGGTLDAAATTDLRVGRQLMGTASRIGLLPVARMEGMLGAAHMLDGNLDAAAEQFRKSLSIQPTYAPSRYELSRLAAHAGDQETQIRELTRVLQDNPVFPGAAHDLQQALAALNRHDEAIAILGRAATRKSENAPLRLAYVLALVSAERIDDALREMDDLIHEQPRLPAGHYQRAAILADAERWSEAYSSARKALELNPDFAAAQFLAANAAVQTNRPAEALAHLEQCRRIEPYNPNFAQMWAAMVARQQQLAAAIEAAERAGDADIPAKYGLLYLYQAAGRQADAEALWRKLQSRATPPGSQRVGPR